A genomic segment from Salvia splendens isolate huo1 chromosome 13, SspV2, whole genome shotgun sequence encodes:
- the LOC121762056 gene encoding uncharacterized protein LOC121762056 isoform X3 yields MVWEREKSTFKYLLCGILLLHSMCDLASRVPKIEQYQEVALALTAYYKVAIQDLVYICKEAAFAAVCVDVKYLRTNDSSRSVSPTTEETLNHLGCSVILLFNFYSLCVSNSYFGNALLTNRLFISQFESRIVRAASEDNLFHELGKRWIAGATSFLCLTRP; encoded by the exons ATGGTTTGGGAAAGGGAAAAATCCACGTTCAAGTATTTGCTATGTGGAATTCTTCTGTTGCATTCCATGTGTGATCTTGCCTCCCGGGTGCCCAAAATTGAACAG TACCAAGAGGTTGCTCTAGCATTGACTGCATATTACAAGGTAGCAATCCAGGATTTG GTGTACATATGCAAAGAGGCAGCATTTGCTGCGGTTTGTGTAGATGTCAAGTATCTGCGGACCAACGATTCATCTAGAAGTGTATCCCCTACTACTGAAGAGACCTTGAATCACCTCGGCTGCAGTGTGATTCTTCTCTTCAATTTCTACAGTCTCTGTGTCAGCAACAGTTATTTCGGGAATGCATTGTTAACAAACAG GTTATTTATAAGTCAATTTGAGTCCCGAATCGTTCGTGCTGCATCAGAAGATAATTTATTCCAT GAGCTTGGGAAGCGGTGGATTGCAGGAGCAACTAGCTTCCTGTGTTTGACTCGGCCCTGA
- the LOC121762056 gene encoding uncharacterized protein LOC121762056 isoform X1 — translation MVWEREKSTFKYLLCGILLLHSMCDLASRVPKIEQYQEVALALTAYYKVAIQDLVYICKEAAFAAVCVDVKYLRTNDSSRSVSPTTEETLNHLGCSVILLFNFYSLCVSNSYFGNALLTNRLFISQFESRIVRAASEDNLFHVKPLLLSLWISFILFHKMSLGSGGLQEQLASCV, via the exons ATGGTTTGGGAAAGGGAAAAATCCACGTTCAAGTATTTGCTATGTGGAATTCTTCTGTTGCATTCCATGTGTGATCTTGCCTCCCGGGTGCCCAAAATTGAACAG TACCAAGAGGTTGCTCTAGCATTGACTGCATATTACAAGGTAGCAATCCAGGATTTG GTGTACATATGCAAAGAGGCAGCATTTGCTGCGGTTTGTGTAGATGTCAAGTATCTGCGGACCAACGATTCATCTAGAAGTGTATCCCCTACTACTGAAGAGACCTTGAATCACCTCGGCTGCAGTGTGATTCTTCTCTTCAATTTCTACAGTCTCTGTGTCAGCAACAGTTATTTCGGGAATGCATTGTTAACAAACAG GTTATTTATAAGTCAATTTGAGTCCCGAATCGTTCGTGCTGCATCAGAAGATAATTTATTCCATGTAAAACCTCTCTTGCTTAGCCTATGGATATCATTCATCCTTTTCCATAAAAT GAGCTTGGGAAGCGGTGGATTGCAGGAGCAACTAGCTTCCTGTGTTTGA
- the LOC121762056 gene encoding uncharacterized protein LOC121762056 isoform X2: MVWEREKSTFKYLLCGILLLHSMCDLASRVPKIEQYQEVALALTAYYKVYICKEAAFAAVCVDVKYLRTNDSSRSVSPTTEETLNHLGCSVILLFNFYSLCVSNSYFGNALLTNRLFISQFESRIVRAASEDNLFHVKPLLLSLWISFILFHKMSLGSGGLQEQLASCV; this comes from the exons ATGGTTTGGGAAAGGGAAAAATCCACGTTCAAGTATTTGCTATGTGGAATTCTTCTGTTGCATTCCATGTGTGATCTTGCCTCCCGGGTGCCCAAAATTGAACAG TACCAAGAGGTTGCTCTAGCATTGACTGCATATTACAAG GTGTACATATGCAAAGAGGCAGCATTTGCTGCGGTTTGTGTAGATGTCAAGTATCTGCGGACCAACGATTCATCTAGAAGTGTATCCCCTACTACTGAAGAGACCTTGAATCACCTCGGCTGCAGTGTGATTCTTCTCTTCAATTTCTACAGTCTCTGTGTCAGCAACAGTTATTTCGGGAATGCATTGTTAACAAACAG GTTATTTATAAGTCAATTTGAGTCCCGAATCGTTCGTGCTGCATCAGAAGATAATTTATTCCATGTAAAACCTCTCTTGCTTAGCCTATGGATATCATTCATCCTTTTCCATAAAAT GAGCTTGGGAAGCGGTGGATTGCAGGAGCAACTAGCTTCCTGTGTTTGA